The Microbacterium sp. SORGH_AS_0862 region TGGCCGCGTCGACCTTGCCGGAGCGGATCATCCCGAAGCTCATCGCGGAATCGAAGAACGCGGCTCCCGGAAGCACCGTCACCGTCTCCTTGCCTGCGTTGATGAGGTCGGGGTCGAGCTCCTCCTCGGTCGGATAGGGCCCGACTCCGAGGATGCCGTTCTCCGACTGAAGCACCACGGTGATCCCGGCGGGAACGTGGTTCGAGACGAGTGTGGGCAATCCGATGCCGAGGTTCACATAGGCCCCGTCTGTGAGCTCACCCGCCGCCCGCGCAGCCATCTCCTCTCGCGACCAGCCCATCAGCGTCCGCTCCCCCCGCGCACCGTGCGCTTCTCGATCGGTTTGTCGATGCGGTCCCCGACCTCGACGACGCGGTGCACGAAGACGCCGGGCAGGTGGACGTCATCCGGATCGATCCGACCCGGCTCTACGAGTTCCTCGACCTCCGCGATGCATACACGCCCCGCCATGGCCGCCAGCGGATTGAAGTTGCGCGCGGCCGCATGGAACACAAGATTTCCGTGCCGGTCCCCTCGCGAGGCGTGAACCAAGGCGTAATCGGTCACGATGGCCTCCTCCAGGACGTACTCGCGTTCTGTCCCGCCCACGGCGAAGCGCCGCACCTCCTTCGCGACAGACGCCACCGCGACGCCTCCGTCGGGGGCGTACCGCTGCGGCAGCCCGCCTTCCGCCACCTGCGTTCCGACCCCGGTCTGCGTGAAGAACGCGGCGATGCCCGCTCCTCCCGCACGCAGCCTCTCCGCCAGGGTGCCCTGGGGCACCAGCTCGAGCTCGAGCTCCCCGCTGAGGAACTGCCGCTCGAACTCGCGGTTCTCTCCCACGTAGGACGACGTCATCTTCCGGATGCGGCCGGCGCGCAGCAGCACGCCCAAGCCGCCGTCATCGACGCCGCAGTTGTTGGACACCACGCTCAGCGACCGTGTTCCCTGTGCGAGGACCGCCTCGATCAACGCCATCGGATTGCCGGAGAGACCGAATCCGCCAACGGCCAAGCTGGCTCCGTCGGCGATGTCCGCCACGGCGAACGCCGCGGACGCTACGCCCTTGTCGATCACAACGACTCCTTCGCATCAGCTGCCCACGTCGTCCCCGCGTACGCACGTCCCTCACGCTCACCCACGCCGCTGCGACCGTCCGAGATAGGTCGACAAGGCGACAGCGGCGAGCAGCGCGGCGCCGTTGAACACGTTCGATGCCCATCCGCTCGCCCCGGAGAGGGCCAACCCGCTGACCGAAACGGAGACGAAGACCGCGCCGATGATCGTCCCCCAGACATTGAAGAACCCCGGCCGTATCGTCGTGGCACCCAGGAAGACCGCCGCCAGCGCGGGGAACAGAATGAGACCGCCATCGGAGGCGGTGGCGCTGCCGACCCGCGCAAGTTGGAGCACGCCGGCCAGACCTGCGATGGAGCCTGCGACGATGAAACTCCACCAGACGTTCTTGGTGACGGGCAGACCGACGAGCTTCGCGGCCGTGGCGTTCGAGCCGATGGCGTACAGCGAACGACCGAACGGCGTGTGGCTGAAGAAGTACCAGGCGACGAGACCGACGGCCAAGGTGATGTAGAACACGAGCGGCACCCCGAGAAGCCGCGTGGAGCCGAACAGGATGATGGCCGGATCGATCCCGCTGACGAATGTGCGGCCTCCCGTGAACCACGCCATCAGGCCCGCGAGCAGCATCGACATGCCGAGCGTGGTGACGAACGGGCTCATGTGCAACCGGGTGACGAAGTAGCCGTTGACGACGCCAACCAGCACCCCGAGGGCGAGGGAGATGACGATGGCGACGGGCAGCGGGACGCTGTACGCGGACATGAGCCCCGCCGTCATCACCTGGGTCATGGCAGCGTTCGCGCCCAGCGAGAAGTCGAAGTAGCCCGCGACGAGCGGGAAGAGGGCCGCGATCGCGACGAGGGCGACCACCGCCTGACTGCCCAGGATCACGGTGATGTTGTTCAGCGTGGGAAACGATGCCGCCGACAGCGAGAAGAACGAGAAGAAGACGAAGACGAGCACCGTCAGCAGCGGCAGGGCGTACTTCTCGAGCACTCGCAGCGGCGCGGGTGTGCGCACGACGGGCACCGAGACGGTCGCGGTCGTCGGGGTTCGTGTGTCGGTCATGGCTTCTGCTCCATCGGGTCGTCGGGGACGGTCTTCTCACGGAGAACGAGGCTCGTCAGCCCGTCCACGTCGAGGCTTCCCGCGGCGACCTCATCGGAGATCCTTCCGCGGCTGAGAATGAGCACGCGATCGCACAGGGCGTGGATCTCGGCGAGATCGCTGGAGGCGATCAGAACCGCGCAGCCGGACGCAGCGGCACGGCGGATGCTGTCGTAGATGTCGGCGCGGCTCATGACATCGACACCCTGTGTCGGCTCGTCCAGCAGCAGGACTCTCGGTCCGCGCTGCATCCACCGCGCCAGCACGACCTTCTGTTGGTTGCCTCCGCTCATCGACGAGAAGGGCGCCTCCGGCGCCGCCACCTTCACGCCGAACTCCTCGATGAGCGAGCGGGCGTCGTCCCGCTCCGCCGCACGGGACATGAACCCTCGGGTCCACCTTTCGGACAGAGTCGACACCGCGAGGTTCTCAACGACCGACTGGTCCATGAACGACGCCTCCCGCACGCGATCCTCGGGCACCAGCGCGACACTCGACGTCATCGCGTCCCCCACGTGACGCGGCGCATAGTCGGCACCGCGAAGACGCATGGTTCCCGAGGCCGGGCGGTGCACACCGAACAGCATGTTCAGCACGCTCGACCGCCCGGACCCGACGAGCCCCGTGAGGCCGACGATCTCTCCCTCGTGCAGCGTCAGGTCGACGCCGCGAATCGGCCCGCCGCGCAGGTCCGTCACCTGCAGCACGGGTCGGTGCTCGCGATGCTCCGCCTCCCCGGTGGCACGCAGAGCCTGCACGGAGCGACCCGCCATGATCTCGATCAGACGCTCCTCGCTCGGCTGTTCGTCGACGAGCGCGGCGGCGAGGCGCCCATCGCGGTAGACGGTGAAGTCGTCCGATACGGCGAGTACCTCGCGCAGACGGTGGCTGACGATGAGCACCGTCTGCCCCAGATCGGCGCGCCGGCGCACGCGCTCCAAGAGCAGCTCGGACTCCTGGGCGGCGAGTCGGGCGGTCGGCTCGTCGAGGACGAGGATCCGCTCCTGCTCACCGTCCTGGTCCTGCAGCGCCCGAGCGATCGCGACCATGGTCTGGTCGGAGGGGCGCAGCGCGCGCACCGGGGTGCGGGGATCCAGATCCAGCTCGTAGGCGGCGAGGGTCGATGAGACCCGTCGACGCAGTCCACTCCAGTCGATGCCGGGTCCGCGACGTGGATATCCGTCATCCAGCGCGAAGTTCTCCTCGATCGAAAGATCATCGAAGAGCCCGAGATCCTGATGGACGAACCTCAGTCCCACTCCCTGCGCGTCGGAAGGGGTGAATCCCGCGAGGTCGACGCGTCGGCCGAAGACCTCGAGCTCCCCGGCGTCGGCCGCGTAGACACCGGCAAGGATCTTGATCGTCGTGGATTTGCCCGATCCGTTGCCTCCGAGGAGGGCATGCACGCTCCCGCGACGGACGTGGAGCGATACGTCGTTGAGAGCGCGAGTGCCTGCGAAGTCCTTGCTGAGGTGCGTGATCTCGAGAGCCATGCGTTGCGCCGATGGGGCGGGAGTGGAGGGGAACTCCCCCTCCACTCCCGCACCCGGCGCGGCGATGCTCACTTGCCCCACGAGGTCTCGAAGGCCTTCTTCCAGTCCACGGTCCCGTTGAAGGGCCCCGACGCCGGAAGGTTGTGGTCGGCATCCACGATCTGCATGGTCTGGCCGATGTAGGCCGGTTCCTGACCGGCGAGCACCCGCACTGCGGTGTCGACCGAGCCCCACGCCTCCCAGTCCTGCGCGTCGCCGACCGTCGCGGTGATGCCGGGCTGACCGCTGCGGATCATGTCCAGGGCGGGCTCGGAGCCGAACGCGCCCACCGTGACGAGCTTTTCCGCGACGCCTGCCTGATTCAGAGCCGCCGCGAGCCCGTTGACCAGGTAGGCGTCCGTCGGAACGATCAGCGCGTTGGCGTCGGGATTCGCGAGCACGGCGCTGACGATCTTCTGCGCGAAGGAGCCGTCGGCCACCTCGGGGTCGGTCACGTCGACCTGCACGAGAACCTTGCCCCCGCCCAGCGAGTCCAGCTCGGACTCGAAGGAGTCAGTGATCAGCTGCCCCCATCCCTGGGAGGTGAGGTTGACCACCACGGCGTTGACATCGCCGTTGGTCTTCCCATAGACGTAGTCGGCCTGCAACGCGCCGAACGCGCCGAAGATCCCGTAGGGTGTCGGCTGCTCGTCGGCCGGCAGCCAGAGCCGCTCGGCGTCCCACACCGGCGAGTCGCAGTCGTTCTGCCCACCGCCTCCGACGATGACGACGCCGGCGGCCTTGGCCTCCTGGAACGCCGCTGCAGCAGCACTGCAGCTGATGCCGACGGGAACGAGGACGTCGGCGCCGGCAGCGGTCGCCTGTCGGATGGCTGTGGCGAAGCCGTCCGGGCTGAGCTTGCCGTCCACGATGGTGCCGGTCCAGCCGAGCTCCTCCGCTGCCGCGACCATGGCGGCTGCCGGCGCATGGCAGGTGGGCGCTGCCTCACCGCAGGACATGACGTAGAAGTTGACGTCACTCTTAGGCGTGACGGCCTCGAGATCGGCGAGGTCCGAGCCGTAACCGGCGTAGGCGCGGTCGAGGGCGCTCTGCGCGGCGTCGCTCAGAGCCTCGGTGGATGCGGCCGGCGTGGTGTCGCCGGTGGAACATGCGCTGAGCGCGATCGCGAGCGAGACCATGACGGCCCCCATCGCGATCTTCCGTTGTGCTCTCACGGGTATCTCCTGCTGTGTCAGGAGACGAGGGCCGAGTGTGCGGCTTCATCGCCTCGTTCGGGTGCTGGCGTCCTTGCCAGTCGGCCCATTCCACCAGCGGCGGGCACGGTGTGGAATGCGTCCGGGATGATGACTGGCATCGCCCGACTCGATGACGTGGATAGCTCAGTCGGCGACGAGCGTTCCGCCGTCGATGACGATGGTCTGTCCGCTCACGAACGCGCCTCCCGGCGACGCGAGCCACACCGCTGCCGCCGCCACCTCGGCGGGCCTGCCGAACCTTGCGAGCGGGGTCTTCGCGAGTCGTGCCGTAGCGACGTCCGGATCGTCGATGATCGCGCGCGCGAAGCTCGTCTCGATGACACCGGGAGCGATGGCGTTGGCACGCACGCCACGGCCTCCCCAGCTCACGGCGAGGTTGCGGACGATCTGCGCGTTGGCTGCCTTCGTGACTCCGTAGCCGCCGATCGTGCGGTTGCCTCTGAGGCCTGCGAGGCTCGACATCACGAGGAAGAGACCGCCGCCCGCGCCGGCGAGGTGGGGCACGGCCAGATCAGCGAGCAGGCTCACCGATCGCACGTGCAACCTGTACATGGCGTCTAGACGATCCACGGCATCGGAGCCGCCCGGATCATCGAGCGCGGCTCCGGCATTGGCGAGGACCGTGTCGATGCGACCGAAACGGGTCATCGTCTCCTCCACGAGCGCGGCCAGCTGAGCATCGTCCGTCACATCGCAGACCATCCCGGTCGCTTCCAGTCCCAGCCGCCTCAGCCGGGCAGCCTCGGCATCCGGTGCCGAGACGCCCAGGTCGGCGATCACCACACGTGCACCGGCGGCGGCGAGCGCTTCCGCGCACGCCGCCCCGATCCCCGACGCAGCCCCGGTGACGATCGCCACCTGCCCGGAGCAATCGAACAGCTTGTCCGGGGTCAACGCGGATGCGGTCGGGGGAATCACCGCCCGCGCTCCTGACCGATCTCGCGCACACTCACCACCCGTGCTGCGGAAGCGACAACTCCGCGTCCTTGCCGAACTCCACGCGTTCGGCGACGACGCGCAGGGCGCGCAGCAGCCAACGCAGGGCCGGATCGTCGGATCGGGACGGGTGCCAGAAGACGGATTCGACGAGCACGGGGAGCTGGACGGGAACGCGAGCGACGGTCAGATCGAGGATGTCCCCATAGCGGTCGACGAGTCGCGCCGGGACGAAGCCGAACATGTCCGACTGCGCGATCATGAACGGTACCGGCAGGAAGCCGGGGACGGTGCGGGCCACGTGAGGCCGTACGCCCGCCTCGGCGAGCGCGTCGTCGGCGAACACGACCACTCCCGCTGCGAGCGCGACCTGCACGTAGGGCGAATCCGCCAAGACATCGGCGTCGATGGCCCCGTCGACGAGGCCCGGATGCCCGCGGCGCACGATGCAGACCATCTCGTCGGAGAAGAGGGATTGACGTTTGCCGGCGACGCCGTGGGCGACGGAGGCGATGGCGACGTCATCGCGCAGCAGGTCGACGGGATCGATGCCGTTGAGCGGCACGAAGTCGATCGAGACCCCCGGTGCATGCTCGCGCAGCAGATCGAGCAACGGCGCAGTCATCACCGCCAGCGCGTAGTCGGATGCCGAGAGTCGGAACTGCCGCTCGCTCGTCGACGGGTCGAACGAGGGCCGCACGTTCAGCGTTCGGTTGACCTCCGCGAGGGCCTCCCGGACGACGGGCTGGAGTGCGCGCGCCCGGGGCGTGAGCTCGGAAGCGCGGCCCACGCGCACGGTCAGAGGATCGTCGAGCAGCCGGCGCAACTTCGCCACGGCGCCGCTCACGGCGGGTTGTGTCAGCCCGATCGCCTCTCCGGCGCGGGTCAGGTTGCGTTCGGTGAGGATGGCATCGAGGACCACGAGCAGATTGAGGTCGACGCCTCGCAAGTCGCCCATATGTCGCTCCTTCGCGTCGGACAGCAACGTTACCGTCACAGTACGGCTATAGCCGGTCGGATCCGTACGTGCGGCGGGCGCGGCCCGCGCGATGGCCGGGACTGGTCGAGGCGCCGATGCGATTCTCGATCGTGCCGAGTCCTTCCACCGTCATCGTCACGACATCGCCGACCTGGAGCGGCGGAATCACGAGATCGCCGCCGGCCCGGGCCCACCGTTCGGCGAGCGCGCCCTGCGAGGCCGTGCCGGTGGCCAGAATGTCGCCCGCACCGACCCACGCATCCCGTGAAGCGTGCACCAGGAGCTCCTCGAACGACCACGACATGTTGCGCAGGTTGTCCGTTCCCACCGTCTCTCCGTTGACGGCGACGGACATCTCGAGCGCGTACCGGTCTCCTTCTCGGTACCTCTCGAGCTCGTCGGGCGTCGTCAGCCACGGACCGATCGTCGTCGCGAAGTCCTTGCCCTTGGACGGCCCGAGCCCCACCGCCATCTCCCCTCGCTGCACGTCGCGCGCGCTCCAGTCGTTCATGATGCAGAAGCCTGCGATATGCTGCGGCGCCTCTTCGAGGGACACGTCCCGAACGGTGTGCTTGACGACCATCGCCACCTCCAGCTCGAAGTCGAGCTGCTCGGTCTGCGACGGCATCGGGATCTCCGCGCCGGTCGGGACCACGGACCACGGGTTCATGAAGACGAAAGCCGGCGCCTCGTACCACTGCGGCGGCACGGCCCTGCCCTCCTCCGCCTTCTTCATCCCGGCGATGTGCGCCTCGAAGGTCACGAAGTCGCGGATCGCCCGCGGCTCGACCGGCACGGTGTACTGCGCGCGGCCCACCGGGAGCTTCTGCTGCCGGCCGGCGCGCACATCGAGATCACGGCGGCGCTGCGCAGGCATGCTCAG contains the following coding sequences:
- a CDS encoding fumarylacetoacetate hydrolase family protein codes for the protein MVQYARFVGPNGILHTGRVQHGALQDIPGDPTVLDLLSMPAQRRRDLDVRAGRQQKLPVGRAQYTVPVEPRAIRDFVTFEAHIAGMKKAEEGRAVPPQWYEAPAFVFMNPWSVVPTGAEIPMPSQTEQLDFELEVAMVVKHTVRDVSLEEAPQHIAGFCIMNDWSARDVQRGEMAVGLGPSKGKDFATTIGPWLTTPDELERYREGDRYALEMSVAVNGETVGTDNLRNMSWSFEELLVHASRDAWVGAGDILATGTASQGALAERWARAGGDLVIPPLQVGDVVTMTVEGLGTIENRIGASTSPGHRAGRARRTYGSDRL
- a CDS encoding CoA transferase subunit A, with the protein product MIDKGVASAAFAVADIADGASLAVGGFGLSGNPMALIEAVLAQGTRSLSVVSNNCGVDDGGLGVLLRAGRIRKMTSSYVGENREFERQFLSGELELELVPQGTLAERLRAGGAGIAAFFTQTGVGTQVAEGGLPQRYAPDGGVAVASVAKEVRRFAVGGTEREYVLEEAIVTDYALVHASRGDRHGNLVFHAAARNFNPLAAMAGRVCIAEVEELVEPGRIDPDDVHLPGVFVHRVVEVGDRIDKPIEKRTVRGGSGR
- a CDS encoding sugar ABC transporter ATP-binding protein — protein: MALEITHLSKDFAGTRALNDVSLHVRRGSVHALLGGNGSGKSTTIKILAGVYAADAGELEVFGRRVDLAGFTPSDAQGVGLRFVHQDLGLFDDLSIEENFALDDGYPRRGPGIDWSGLRRRVSSTLAAYELDLDPRTPVRALRPSDQTMVAIARALQDQDGEQERILVLDEPTARLAAQESELLLERVRRRADLGQTVLIVSHRLREVLAVSDDFTVYRDGRLAAALVDEQPSEERLIEIMAGRSVQALRATGEAEHREHRPVLQVTDLRGGPIRGVDLTLHEGEIVGLTGLVGSGRSSVLNMLFGVHRPASGTMRLRGADYAPRHVGDAMTSSVALVPEDRVREASFMDQSVVENLAVSTLSERWTRGFMSRAAERDDARSLIEEFGVKVAAPEAPFSSMSGGNQQKVVLARWMQRGPRVLLLDEPTQGVDVMSRADIYDSIRRAAASGCAVLIASSDLAEIHALCDRVLILSRGRISDEVAAGSLDVDGLTSLVLREKTVPDDPMEQKP
- a CDS encoding LysR family transcriptional regulator, with product MGDLRGVDLNLLVVLDAILTERNLTRAGEAIGLTQPAVSGAVAKLRRLLDDPLTVRVGRASELTPRARALQPVVREALAEVNRTLNVRPSFDPSTSERQFRLSASDYALAVMTAPLLDLLREHAPGVSIDFVPLNGIDPVDLLRDDVAIASVAHGVAGKRQSLFSDEMVCIVRRGHPGLVDGAIDADVLADSPYVQVALAAGVVVFADDALAEAGVRPHVARTVPGFLPVPFMIAQSDMFGFVPARLVDRYGDILDLTVARVPVQLPVLVESVFWHPSRSDDPALRWLLRALRVVAERVEFGKDAELSLPQHGW
- a CDS encoding substrate-binding domain-containing protein, translated to MRAQRKIAMGAVMVSLAIALSACSTGDTTPAASTEALSDAAQSALDRAYAGYGSDLADLEAVTPKSDVNFYVMSCGEAAPTCHAPAAAMVAAAEELGWTGTIVDGKLSPDGFATAIRQATAAGADVLVPVGISCSAAAAAFQEAKAAGVVIVGGGGQNDCDSPVWDAERLWLPADEQPTPYGIFGAFGALQADYVYGKTNGDVNAVVVNLTSQGWGQLITDSFESELDSLGGGKVLVQVDVTDPEVADGSFAQKIVSAVLANPDANALIVPTDAYLVNGLAAALNQAGVAEKLVTVGAFGSEPALDMIRSGQPGITATVGDAQDWEAWGSVDTAVRVLAGQEPAYIGQTMQIVDADHNLPASGPFNGTVDWKKAFETSWGK
- a CDS encoding ABC transporter permease, with translation MTDTRTPTTATVSVPVVRTPAPLRVLEKYALPLLTVLVFVFFSFFSLSAASFPTLNNITVILGSQAVVALVAIAALFPLVAGYFDFSLGANAAMTQVMTAGLMSAYSVPLPVAIVISLALGVLVGVVNGYFVTRLHMSPFVTTLGMSMLLAGLMAWFTGGRTFVSGIDPAIILFGSTRLLGVPLVFYITLAVGLVAWYFFSHTPFGRSLYAIGSNATAAKLVGLPVTKNVWWSFIVAGSIAGLAGVLQLARVGSATASDGGLILFPALAAVFLGATTIRPGFFNVWGTIIGAVFVSVSVSGLALSGASGWASNVFNGAALLAAVALSTYLGRSQRRG
- a CDS encoding SDR family NAD(P)-dependent oxidoreductase, which encodes MIPPTASALTPDKLFDCSGQVAIVTGAASGIGAACAEALAAAGARVVIADLGVSAPDAEAARLRRLGLEATGMVCDVTDDAQLAALVEETMTRFGRIDTVLANAGAALDDPGGSDAVDRLDAMYRLHVRSVSLLADLAVPHLAGAGGGLFLVMSSLAGLRGNRTIGGYGVTKAANAQIVRNLAVSWGGRGVRANAIAPGVIETSFARAIIDDPDVATARLAKTPLARFGRPAEVAAAAVWLASPGGAFVSGQTIVIDGGTLVAD